Genomic window (Thermovenabulum gondwanense):
TTCACACCTTTTTTTATACTATTTTAATTATTATTTTTTAATAGCACAAAGTCAATATTAAATTTAAAACCCTGTGATTTAAAAACCACAGGGTTTTTATGAAATTTTCTTTTTTATTTAAAAAATACGTGGTCTCCAATAATAACGGTTACCGGCCTTTGCCGTACCCATAAATCATTAGTCTTTTTTGGATTATAGTAACCTATTGCTCCCTTTGAAGGATCGAAACCTGAAAGAGCATCATAGACCGCTTTCCTTGCCGTTTCATCCGGAACTAAATTTATCTGTCCATCCGGAACGCAACTATACTGATAACGGCCTCCCTCAATTTGGAATATTACTTCCGGAATCGAATTGGGGTATAAGGGACTTTTTATCCTGTTCAATACCGATGCCGCTACAGCCACCTGGCCTATATAAGGTTCACCCCTGGCTTCTGCATAAACAAGTCTTGCCAGCAGTTCAATATCTCTCGCTGAAAACCTACCTTCATATCCTCTGTAAGTATTATCGAAACTTAAGTTTAAAGCTCTTAATGTCCAATAACCAGCAATACCGTCAACTTTTAATCCCCGCGACCTCTGAAAGTTCATTACAGCAAGCTTTGTTCTCCAACCGAATACTCCATCAACACTTCCGTAGTAATAACCCAATTCCTTGAGCTTTTGCTGTAATAAAGCAACTTCTCTTCCTCTCATTCCTTCTTTTAAAACTATCCCACTCGTCGATGCAAAAACATGGGAGGTAATAAGAATTCCCATCAAAAGAATTATAAAGAAAATAAGCATTTTTTTTCTCATTTTTTATCCTCCTTTTCTTGGGAGGCCAGAAGGATGTTTCTAATATTTTAACACAAAAAACTTTAAATTAAAAAAAGCAAAAATC
Coding sequences:
- a CDS encoding cell wall hydrolase encodes the protein MRKKMLIFFIILLMGILITSHVFASTSGIVLKEGMRGREVALLQQKLKELGYYYGSVDGVFGWRTKLAVMNFQRSRGLKVDGIAGYWTLRALNLSFDNTYRGYEGRFSARDIELLARLVYAEARGEPYIGQVAVAASVLNRIKSPLYPNSIPEVIFQIEGGRYQYSCVPDGQINLVPDETARKAVYDALSGFDPSKGAIGYYNPKKTNDLWVRQRPVTVIIGDHVFFK